Proteins from a single region of Desulfobacter postgatei 2ac9:
- a CDS encoding site-specific DNA-methyltransferase, translated as MEKMDGKTMDIVAENVGKLKELFPEAFTEGKVDFDALKEVLGTFVDDRDERYSFTWNGKSKARMIAQTPSTGTLRPCKEESVDWDTTQNIFIEGDNLEVLKLLQKSYHKKMKMIYIDPPYNTGKDFVYKDNFKDNIKNYKEITGQVDGEGRNLSNNPETSGRYHTDWLNMMYPRLKLARNLLKDDGVIFISIDDSEASNLIKICDEVFGEENFIADLIWQKKFSRANDASYFSTMHDHILCYAKRTKLNNNGDSWELKLLPRGDEIPDGYTNPDDDHRGPWTSVVLSAKSGTEKLIYEITTPSGRKCLPPDGRFWGVNRDRFSELVEDNRIWFGKDGSGIPRLKTFLSEVQDGLRPNTIWFHQEVGHNQEGRQEVKKLFDDKGYFDGPKPVRLLDRIIQISNLSSSDIVLDFFAGSATTGHAVVNHNACNETSFKYILVQLPEVCDEKSEAFKAGYKTIAEISKERIRRAGAKIKEENPEYEGDLGFKVFKLDATNIKPWEVDFDLTERTLEDYISNIKTDRREEDVLYEVLLKYGLDLTLPIDEWIMDNGKLIMKDEHHSQLSTVNSQLVYSIGMGALIICLSDAISLEVVEGIAELKDELNPEIMRVVFKDSGFKDDVVKTNAVQILKQAGIVDVRSL; from the coding sequence ATGGAAAAAATGGATGGTAAAACAATGGACATCGTGGCCGAAAACGTTGGCAAACTCAAGGAGCTGTTCCCGGAAGCCTTCACCGAAGGCAAGGTGGACTTCGACGCCCTGAAGGAAGTGCTCGGCACGTTTGTGGATGACCGGGATGAACGCTACAGCTTCACTTGGAACGGCAAAAGCAAGGCCCGGATGATCGCCCAGACACCAAGCACAGGAACCTTGCGCCCCTGCAAGGAAGAGTCGGTGGATTGGGACACCACCCAGAATATTTTCATTGAAGGCGACAACCTTGAAGTGCTCAAGCTCCTGCAGAAGAGCTATCACAAAAAAATGAAGATGATCTATATCGATCCGCCATACAACACCGGCAAGGATTTTGTTTATAAAGACAACTTCAAGGACAACATTAAAAACTATAAAGAGATCACCGGTCAGGTGGATGGTGAGGGCCGCAACCTCTCGAACAACCCCGAAACCAGTGGGCGTTATCATACCGACTGGTTGAATATGATGTATCCACGTCTGAAGCTTGCCCGAAACCTGCTGAAGGATGATGGGGTGATTTTTATCAGTATCGATGATTCTGAAGCTTCAAACTTAATAAAAATTTGTGATGAAGTTTTTGGCGAAGAAAATTTTATCGCCGACCTGATATGGCAGAAAAAATTCTCACGAGCCAATGACGCATCATATTTTTCGACGATGCATGACCATATATTGTGCTACGCAAAACGAACAAAGCTAAACAACAATGGCGATTCATGGGAGCTCAAGTTACTACCAAGGGGAGATGAAATACCTGATGGCTATACCAATCCAGACGATGACCATCGTGGCCCTTGGACATCAGTGGTTTTATCCGCAAAATCTGGCACAGAAAAGCTGATATATGAAATCACCACACCGAGTGGCAGAAAATGTCTGCCGCCAGACGGTAGATTCTGGGGCGTAAATAGAGACAGGTTTAGTGAACTGGTCGAAGACAATAGGATATGGTTTGGGAAAGATGGGTCAGGTATTCCTCGACTGAAGACATTCTTGTCTGAAGTTCAAGATGGATTAAGGCCCAATACAATATGGTTTCATCAGGAAGTAGGCCACAATCAAGAGGGTCGCCAAGAAGTAAAAAAACTATTTGATGACAAAGGATACTTTGATGGGCCTAAACCAGTTCGATTATTAGATAGAATCATTCAGATATCTAATCTTTCCTCAAGTGATATTGTGTTAGATTTTTTTGCTGGTTCCGCTACAACTGGACATGCAGTTGTTAATCATAACGCATGCAATGAAACTTCTTTCAAATACATTTTGGTGCAATTACCTGAAGTCTGCGATGAGAAATCAGAAGCCTTCAAGGCTGGCTATAAAACTATTGCGGAAATCAGCAAAGAACGCATCCGCCGGGCTGGGGCCAAGATCAAGGAAGAGAACCCTGAGTACGAAGGTGACCTTGGCTTCAAGGTATTCAAACTCGACGCCACCAATATCAAACCTTGGGAAGTCGACTTTGATCTAACTGAGCGCACTCTCGAAGATTATATTTCCAATATCAAAACCGACCGCCGTGAAGAAGATGTTCTTTACGAGGTCCTGCTCAAGTATGGCCTCGACCTGACCCTGCCTATTGATGAATGGATAATGGACAATGGAAAATTGATAATGAAAGATGAACATCATTCTCAATTATCAACTGTCAATTCTCAATTGGTTTACTCTATCGGTATGGGAGCGCTGATCATCTGCCTGTCGGATGCCATCTCCCTTGAAGTGGTCGAAGGCATTGCCGAGTTAAAGGATGAGCTGAATCCTGAAATCATGCGGGTGGTATTCAAGGACTCCGGCTTCAAAGATGACGTGGTCAAAACCAATGCGGTTCAGATCCTCAAACAGGCCGGCATTGTCGATGTAAGGAGCTTGTGA
- a CDS encoding DUF4391 domain-containing protein, whose protein sequence is MNTNKHEFNKENISENLCPFVVANIGFPESAYLHKRMAKKLFLENASLGVSDKKLFRENVKNVYWEYTLKPSTCPVLPYRDNEREYLEVAVLQIEMNSQKGHKRIAEIIHRVIPYPLMLGFYLNHESTQIDTNKKEIHSCEFVSISGSNLVALSIAPKRFSQAEHGAFVAERFYTTGWMKVTIENGELKIENENNCQLSTVNYQFIKSLAWDTMPLQTYGTLYNAWTDRFTGYECSVLSGTFTIGKAVDRLERLTRCREIESRISELRGQLKKAAFNRQVELNTQIKKFEQELRQLAASL, encoded by the coding sequence ATGAACACGAATAAACACGAATTTAATAAAGAAAATATTAGTGAAAATTTGTGTCCATTCGTGGTTGCAAATATTGGCTTTCCAGAATCTGCGTATTTACATAAACGCATGGCTAAAAAGTTGTTCCTTGAGAATGCTTCTTTGGGTGTCAGCGACAAAAAGCTGTTTCGGGAAAACGTGAAGAACGTGTACTGGGAATACACCCTGAAACCATCAACCTGTCCGGTTCTGCCCTACAGAGACAATGAGCGGGAGTACCTTGAGGTGGCGGTTCTGCAGATCGAAATGAATTCCCAAAAAGGACACAAACGAATTGCCGAGATCATCCACCGGGTCATCCCGTATCCCTTGATGCTGGGCTTTTATCTTAACCACGAATCAACACAAATAGACACCAATAAAAAAGAAATACATTCGTGTGAATTCGTGTCCATTAGTGGTTCCAATCTTGTTGCCCTGAGTATCGCTCCCAAGCGTTTCAGTCAGGCCGAGCACGGAGCCTTTGTTGCCGAGCGCTTTTATACCACCGGCTGGATGAAAGTAACAATTGAGAATGGAGAATTGAAAATTGAAAATGAAAATAATTGTCAATTATCCACTGTCAATTATCAATTTATAAAGTCACTTGCGTGGGACACTATGCCGCTTCAGACCTACGGGACTTTATACAATGCCTGGACGGATCGCTTTACCGGATACGAATGCTCGGTCTTATCCGGGACCTTTACCATCGGCAAAGCGGTCGACCGGCTGGAACGTTTAACACGGTGCCGGGAAATTGAATCAAGAATATCGGAGCTGCGCGGGCAGTTGAAGAAAGCGGCTTTTAACCGGCAGGTGGAGCTGAATACACAGATCAAGAAGTTTGAACAAGAGCTCAGGCAACTGGCTGCGAGCCTGTAA
- a CDS encoding helicase-related protein → MKQSAGILDNKSLGNVVSELKGNIAAGCTFSVVSALFSLYAYDELKKELSKVSKFRLLVPNHGDGEGFLKNLPGNHLDRRLRNRLDVTRIARECSEWLKQKCEVRKLPSPVHQNLIHLSHAGNDEYLAIVGSSSFTTDGLGIVPSESHHLNTCFRSSGEAHSLIKWFDELWASGKNSNDFEAILQDALALVYSDKTPQQIYFLTLFNIFRGFIGELDEDKIIKTQTGIKSTQVWQKLYKFQRDGVLGAIDKIERYNGCIIADSVGLGKTFEALAVIKYYELRNDRVLVLCPKKLRENWTLYTVNDKRNIMASDRFNYDVLNHTDLTRVRGMSGEINLETLNWGNYDLIVIDESHNFRNNPARKDDSLTRYSKLMNEIIKAGVKTKVLMLSATPVNNRMNDLKNQVAFIVEAKDDALKTNGITSIEQTLKMAQTRFNGWLNLIERERTTESLLETLNFDYFKLLDLLTIARSRKHIEKYYDVTEIGKFPERLKPVNIKTDIDTQGRFPALESINRDIRLLNLSAYAPLKYVLPQKAEEYSRKYDRKVAGGSMFRQVDREQSLIHLMRVNLFKRMESSINSFTMTLEKLLGEVTGLIQKIADHDNNSSVEEFDIEEIEIEDDAFSPFVVGKKVKVLIQDMDTVRWKQELEEDREILEKLISSARAVKAPQDEKLRKLKELIRYKVTHPINLGNKKLIIFTAFADTAKYLYENTAKWAQRELGIYAALVTGSGENKTEIPGIRKDLASIITSFSPVSKERDKIDSSLTAEIDLLIATDCISEGQNLQDCDYLINYDIHWNPVRIIQRFGRVDRLGSKNDKIQLVNFWPNMELDEYINLEARVSGRMVLLDISATGEENVIAFTDSGKMNDLEYRRKQLEKLQNEVVDIDDVEGGISITDLTLNDFRMDLSDYIKVHENLLERIPSGAYAVATINDSLKGEFSPGVIFCLRNEGAQTVSDATYALSPYYLVYVKNDGSVLLQFTQTKKILDLLKKMSIHGKSVDGTATTRFSGLTRNGSDMSQYRNLLSNAVQALTGAAEERGVESLFSPGGTVINKNSFKGMDDFEVVSYLILLEGTTNEHE, encoded by the coding sequence GAGATGGAGAGGGTTTTCTTAAAAACCTGCCCGGAAATCACTTAGACCGTCGTCTTCGGAATCGGCTTGATGTTACTCGTATCGCACGGGAATGCTCGGAATGGCTGAAACAGAAGTGTGAAGTCCGCAAGTTACCTTCACCGGTTCATCAGAATCTTATTCATTTATCTCACGCCGGTAATGATGAGTACCTTGCTATTGTGGGCAGCTCATCTTTCACCACTGACGGTTTGGGTATCGTTCCATCTGAATCCCACCATCTGAACACCTGCTTTCGCAGTTCCGGTGAGGCACATTCGCTTATAAAGTGGTTTGACGAACTGTGGGCTTCCGGAAAAAACAGCAATGATTTTGAAGCGATTCTTCAGGACGCTCTTGCGCTTGTTTATTCAGACAAAACGCCCCAACAAATCTATTTCCTGACTCTGTTTAATATCTTCAGGGGTTTTATCGGCGAGCTGGATGAGGACAAAATCATCAAGACCCAGACCGGAATCAAGAGCACACAGGTCTGGCAGAAGCTTTACAAATTTCAGCGGGACGGCGTTCTTGGAGCCATCGATAAAATTGAACGCTACAATGGCTGCATCATCGCAGACAGCGTGGGGCTGGGTAAGACCTTTGAGGCCCTGGCGGTCATCAAATACTACGAACTCCGCAATGACCGGGTTCTGGTTCTTTGCCCCAAAAAGCTAAGGGAAAACTGGACCTTATATACCGTTAATGACAAACGAAACATCATGGCTTCGGACAGGTTCAATTATGATGTCCTCAACCATACGGATCTGACCCGTGTGCGAGGAATGTCCGGGGAGATCAATTTAGAGACCCTGAACTGGGGCAACTACGACCTGATCGTTATCGACGAGTCGCACAATTTCAGAAACAACCCGGCCCGCAAGGATGATTCTCTGACCCGCTATTCAAAGCTGATGAACGAGATCATCAAAGCCGGCGTAAAAACCAAGGTGCTGATGCTTTCAGCGACTCCTGTAAACAACCGGATGAACGACCTGAAAAACCAAGTCGCCTTTATCGTTGAGGCAAAGGACGACGCATTGAAGACCAACGGTATTACCAGCATCGAGCAGACGCTGAAAATGGCTCAGACGCGCTTCAATGGGTGGTTGAATTTGATTGAGCGCGAAAGAACCACCGAATCCCTGCTGGAGACTTTGAATTTTGACTATTTCAAATTGCTGGACCTGCTCACCATTGCCCGATCCAGAAAGCATATTGAGAAGTACTATGATGTAACGGAAATCGGAAAATTTCCGGAGAGGCTCAAGCCCGTCAATATTAAGACAGACATTGATACACAGGGACGCTTCCCGGCTCTTGAAAGTATTAATAGAGACATTCGGCTGCTTAATCTGAGCGCCTATGCTCCGCTGAAATATGTTTTGCCGCAAAAGGCTGAAGAGTATAGCCGCAAGTATGACCGAAAGGTGGCCGGCGGTTCCATGTTCAGACAGGTAGACCGTGAACAGAGCTTGATTCATTTGATGCGGGTTAACCTGTTCAAACGAATGGAAAGCTCTATCAACTCCTTCACAATGACGCTGGAGAAACTGCTCGGCGAGGTAACAGGGTTGATTCAGAAGATTGCGGACCATGACAACAATTCATCTGTCGAAGAGTTTGATATCGAAGAGATTGAAATAGAAGATGACGCCTTTTCCCCTTTTGTTGTCGGCAAAAAGGTCAAAGTCCTGATTCAAGACATGGATACGGTTCGCTGGAAACAAGAGCTTGAGGAGGATCGGGAAATTCTGGAGAAGCTCATTTCGTCTGCACGAGCAGTTAAGGCTCCGCAAGATGAAAAGCTCAGGAAACTGAAGGAGCTCATTCGTTACAAAGTCACCCATCCGATTAACTTAGGAAACAAAAAGCTCATCATTTTCACCGCATTTGCAGACACCGCCAAGTATCTATACGAAAACACAGCAAAATGGGCACAGCGGGAGCTGGGAATCTATGCCGCCTTGGTGACCGGTTCCGGTGAGAACAAAACCGAGATACCCGGCATACGCAAAGATCTGGCCTCAATCATCACCTCCTTCTCTCCGGTATCAAAAGAGCGTGACAAAATTGATTCTTCTCTCACTGCTGAAATTGACCTGCTGATTGCCACGGACTGTATTTCAGAGGGGCAAAACCTGCAGGACTGTGATTACCTGATCAACTATGACATTCACTGGAACCCGGTTCGGATCATCCAGCGTTTTGGCCGTGTTGATCGACTGGGCTCGAAAAATGACAAAATCCAACTGGTGAACTTCTGGCCCAACATGGAGCTGGACGAATACATCAATCTTGAGGCCCGCGTTTCCGGCCGCATGGTTCTGCTGGATATCTCGGCCACCGGTGAAGAGAACGTCATAGCGTTTACCGATTCCGGAAAAATGAATGATCTTGAATACCGCCGCAAACAGCTCGAGAAGCTTCAGAACGAAGTGGTTGATATTGATGACGTCGAAGGTGGCATCTCCATTACCGACCTCACACTGAACGACTTCCGTATGGATCTCAGTGACTACATAAAAGTGCATGAGAATCTACTGGAGCGGATACCCTCCGGCGCTTATGCCGTGGCCACCATCAACGACTCTTTAAAAGGAGAATTCTCACCCGGGGTGATTTTCTGTCTCAGAAATGAAGGCGCTCAAACCGTTTCAGACGCCACCTATGCTTTGTCGCCTTACTATCTGGTCTATGTAAAAAATGACGGATCGGTCCTTTTGCAGTTCACTCAAACCAAAAAGATTCTGGATCTGCTGAAGAAGATGAGTATCCATGGAAAGTCCGTTGATGGCACAGCCACAACCCGCTTTTCCGGCCTGACACGCAATGGTTCCGATATGTCTCAATACCGCAACCTGCTGTCCAACGCCGTGCAGGCCCTGACCGGTGCGGCTGAAGAACGCGGCGTGGAGAGTCTCTTCTCTCCCGGCGGAACCGTAATCAACAAAAACAGCTTTAAGGGCATGGATGACTTTGAAGTGGTGTCGTATTTGATTCTGCTGGAAGGAACCACGAATGAACACGAATAA